In the genome of Andrena cerasifolii isolate SP2316 chromosome 5, iyAndCera1_principal, whole genome shotgun sequence, one region contains:
- the Tret1 gene encoding trehalose transporter 1 isoform X4 — protein sequence MKILMRADTHVNIELPGNTPVAKCTFTQVLAALSVSMGSMVVGYASSFTSPGLVSMRNNATSSFDVTKEIGMWIGSIMPLSALFGGIAGGPCIEYLGRRNTILATALPFIAAWLFIALATNVAMVLVGRSLCGFCVGIASLSLPVYLGETIQAEVRGTLGLLPTAFGNTGILLCFVAGMYLDWRNLALLGACLPIPFMVLMFAIPETPRWYISKGKKKRARKALQWLRGKGTDITEEMTTVEKLHAESERNVSQGAFMELFKKGHLKPLLISLGLMFFQQLSGINAVIFYTVQIFKDAGSSIDENVSTIIVGIVNFISTFVAAAVIDKLGRKMLLYISAVSMCITLFTFGSFFYVKASGTDVSAFGWIPLMSLIVYVIGFSLGFGPIPWLMMGEILPVKIRGSAASVATAFNWTCTFVVTKTYEDIVSILGAHGTFWLFGTIVLIGFVFVIACVPETRGRSLEEIEKRFTGPVRRMSAVANMKPMPMGC from the exons ATGAAGATTCTTATGCGAGCAGATACCCATGTGAACATCGAGCTACCGGGCAACACGCCAGTCGCTAAATGCACCTTCACTCAG GTGCTAGCCGCCCTATCGGTGTCGATGGGCTCCATGGTGGTTGGCTACGCGAGTTCCTTCACCTCTCCAGGCTTGGTCTCCATGCGGAACAACGCCACGTCCTCCTTCGACGtgacgaaagaaatt GGCATGTGGATAGGCTCGATCATGCCGCTGAGCGCGCTGTTCGGGGGCATAGCTGGCGGCCCGTGCATCGAATACCTCGGTAGAAGGAACACCATCCTGGCCACGGCTTTGCCGTTCATCGCAG CCTGGCTGTTCATCGCGCTGGCAACGAACGTCGCGATGGTACTGGTCGGACGATCGCTCTGCGGCTTTTGCGTCGGTATCGCCTCGCTGTCCCTGCCAGTCTATCTAGGCGAGACTATACAGGCGGAGGTGCGAGGCACCCTTGGACTATTACCAACGGCCTTTGGTAACACGG GAATCCTGCTGTGCTTCGTAGCCGGCATGTACCTGGATTGGAGGAATCTAGCGCTGCTCGGAGCCTGCCTCCCTATACCGTTCATGGTCCTGATGTTCGCGATCCCGGAAACTCCGAGGTGGTACATATCCaaggggaagaagaagagagcGCGCAAGGCTCTGCAGTGGCTCCGCGGCAAGGGCACCGACATCACCGAGGAAATGACGACCGTCGAGAAGCTGCACGCCGAGAGCGAGAGGAACGTCTCGCAGGGTGCCTTTATGGAGCTGTTCAAGAAGGGTCACCTGAAGCCGCTTCTCATCTCCCTCGGTCTGATGTTCTTCCAACAGCTGTCCGGGATCAACGCGGTCATATTCTACACCGTGCAAATCTTCAAG GACGCTGGGAGCAGCATCGACGAGAACGTGTCTACCATAATCGTGGGCATCGTGAACTTCATCTCCACGTTCGTGGCGGCGGCTGTGATCGACAAGCTGGGCAGAAAGATGCTGCTCTACATAAGCGCGGTCTCGATGTGCATAACCCTGTTCACCTTCGGCTCGTTCTTCTACGTGAAGGCCAGCGGCACCGACGTCTCGGCGTTCGGTTGGATACCTCTGATGAGCCTGATCGTTTACGTGATCGGATTCTCGCTAGGGTTCGGCCCTATTCCATGGCTGATGATGGGCGAGATTCTGCCGGTGAAGATACGCGGCTCGGCCGCCAGCGTGGCCACCGCTTTCAATTGGACGTGCACGTTCGTTGTGACGAAAACCTACGAGGACATCGTCTCGATACTCGGGGCCCACGGAACATTCTGGCTGTTCGGCACGATCGTTCTGATCGGCTTCGTGTTCGTGATCGCCTGCGTGCCGGAGACTCGCGGCCGCTCCCTAGAGGAGATCGAGAAGAGATTCACCGGCCCCGTGCGAAGAATGAGCGCGGTCGCGAACATGAAGCCGATGCCGATGGGCTGTTAA